The DNA sequence CACGAATCTGTATGAATCTTCTTGGCGTTCTTGGGGCTTATCATATGTTTTTTGGAAggcaaattcaatattttgaaaatcagCTATCTCTAAAGATTCTTGAATCCCTGGGACTATATGCATTATAATGGATTTATGAATCCATAAACCCAGTctagtggtacagtcgtcaacttgtatgacttaacaacatgcccgtcatggcttcaagccccaaatagaccgtgccggcatacgtaggactgattatcctgccaagggggggcgggggggggggaatcaataagcctctgaaagccaagcccacaagtggtacaggcaggccttgaccgataacGGTTTTTGAGtcaaagaagcagaaaaagaagaagaagtaaaattcatgaatctttagtgattcatgaatccttggagtttcatgaatcttagAAGATTCATCAATGTTTGAAgattcgattcgagattcgaatcacccatcactgaagattcatatgaatgattCTCAACGATAGATTCattttgctacggggagacggtccatgcgAGGCTTTAACCCACTACGGGAATATTGTTAGGTGGGTTCGcggaaattaaatattttgaaaacataCCCTAAAATCtctaaatattcatgaatccctGGAGATATATGGATTTTAATTGAAgtatgaatctttgaagattcattcATCTTTCATCGAGATTCACGAAATTTtggaatctttagagattcgtgaatctttgaGGAGTCAATTCGAGAATTCAAATTACTCATCACAGAATATtaatatgaatgaatctcaatcCCAACACTAGTTGTGTCCGAGATGGAAAACCATGCTatatcttttctttttcgtttctttttttgctaccAACTTGCAGGTGAAGGTTTGGATCACGCACAACGAACCGTACGACTTTTGCGTGGAGGGATACGGGACGGGCAGCACCGGGCCGCTCGTGTACGCGACCGGCGTCGGCGAATATCTGTGCGCCCATCACGTGCTGCTGAGCCACGCGGCCGCCTACCAGCTGTACAAGGAGCGGTACCGGTCGCAGCAGCGGGGAAAGATCGGCATAACGCTCAGCGGACGTTACTACTATCCTGCCACTAACGTCACGCCGTACGATACCGTCGAGCGTGCCCTACTGTTTCAGGTATGTGGTTTatggtataaaaaaaaacgaacgaaccaCTCTTTACACTAACACATCCCACATCACCAGATCGGTTGGTTTGCCGAGCCACTGTTCGGCGAGGACGGCAACTATCCCGCCGTGATGGTGGACGAGATCGGCAACAACAGTGCACTGGAGCGCCGGTCCCATTCCCGCCTGCCCACCTTTACCAGCGCGGAGCGGCTGCTTGTCCGGGGCAGTGCGGACTTCTTCGCCTACAACTACTACTCCAGCCGGCTGGTCGAGCTGGACCGGGCGGAGTACAACACGGCGGAGCCGCCGGCCTGGCGCCGGGACGCGCGCATCCTGCAGTCGGTCGACCCGGGCTGGAGCCGGGCCAAGTCCACCTGGCTGTACGTGGTGCCGGAGGGCCTGCGGGGCGTACTGAACTGGTTCCGGCGGCGCTACCGCAACCCGACCGTGCTCATCACCGAGAACGGCTACTCGGACGACGGCCAGCTGGACGATGCGGCCCGCATCGACTACTACGCCCGGCACCTGGACGCGCTGCTGACGGCGGTCGTGGTGGACGGGTGCAATGTGGCCGGCTTCACCGCCTGGAGCATCATCGACAACTTTGAATGGTTGCGCGGGTACaggtgcgtttgtgtgtgccagTTGGAGGCTGAGTTTTggataaccaaaaaaaaaaaaaaaaatcattcccttTTGTTCTGGTTTTTTCCCCCTAACAGCGAAAAGTTTGGACTGTTCTACGTCAACTTCAGCGATCCGCAGCTCCAGCGGGTGCCGAAAGCTTCGGCCGACTTTATGCGGCGTGTCATCAGCACCCGCACCATTCCAGCGCACTAGCCAAAGGCCGGCTGAAGTAATCTAACGGTTGGGCaaataatttgaataattaaacaTGACTTCAATTTGGTGCTGCCGATGGTACGGCACAATACGCAAATAAGTTAACTTTTTAGTAGAATTATGACGCTATGCTGGGGCCATGTGGTTTGGTGTGCGCATATTGAAGGATTTAGGAATAATAGAAGATTAATAAATGATTCAGCTTTAAATGCTCTGGAACAAGTACTTCTCCAAACAAGTAAAATCTCGCATGTAGAGCAATATCATTTGTGTTTCTGATACATTTACAGCAGCTGCGAAATTAAGTGCACAATTGTTATCATTGGGAATTTCTTCAAATTTGAACATCGTACtttcaaaaaaacaacgaatgaTTTACCTCACCTTTTATAATAGATCTATCTTGCATTGAACCAAGAGCATACAAATTTACAAACATTACATTTGCCATCCAGGTTAGGTATGGTGTGAGGAAAACAGTTCTCGGAACATGAAATAGGTCAAATTGATGCTTGCCACACACTTGGAGAATCGAATTACGAAATCGGTGTAATTATTCAAAGATCTGCGAATGTTACTAACAATAATCTCAATTATCCAAGTGCATATAGCCAAAGGAAGTGGGTGAGAGATGAACGAAGAATAATTAGGGCAGCTTCGTACTCCAATAAAGGATGTCTGAGAATCTCACAAGAACTAGAATTAAatgcaagcaaaacaacaggGAACAGAGGAAAGTTCCCAATCTACAACTGCATCACAAAACTACAAAATTAGAACTTGCTGCCGTACATATGGCGTGGAAAAGTGAATCGAATGACGTAAGTGTTCGTGATGTTGTAACATATTTTAAACTAGATATTGATTGTAGGTCAGTTGGAGTGATGCAAAAAAGTTCAATCTTGATGAACCAGACGACTATTCTCACTACTGGCGAAAGTTTTTGACATGAAGCGCTGTATTTTTCAACACGCTATTTTAGAGGTGATTCGGTAATGATTGGGGTGCATCTAGCAGCCATCGAAAGTAAGATTTGGCGATTGTTCTAATACGGAAGGATAGTGTATAAGTACATCCATATCCTAGGCAATCATTTGAAATCTTATTCGAACatatacaacaacaaccagtTGATATTCCAGCAAGAAAACGCTTCCGTTGATGTCAGCAAGATAACCAAGGATATCCTGGAAAGAATGCAAACCAATAATATGACCTGGCCAGCCTTGTCTTCTGATCTAAATATCATCGAGAACGTCTGGGGCATGTTTGTTCGAAAAGTATATGAAGATGGGAAATACTATGAGACCGTACAGCGTCTGGAAGTAGCGACTAGAACTATGTCTGTTCAGTCTTTGCTTTGAAACTGACTGAAAGTATGCCATAACGGAATTTTTAGGTGATCAACCGTAATTGAGGATCAACTGATTactagatttaaaaaaaaaacttgtcaATATGtgttagtttttcttttcaattcaatACCTACGTGAGGCTAGCATACACGGAAGCGTCTGCATttcaagtttatttttttaaattatggaGAATATTTCCAAAAtgtttgtgaatttttttCAGGCAAAAGtttattgaaatgtatttgaaaatgtgtgatttttttcaaaaatatccgattatttttaattgccTTAAGTCAACAAAAACTAGGTGAGGTTAGCATTATGAAACGCAGTGTACTAAAACAGTGGACcactttttcaataaaataattcaaaaataacaacaaatatCTTCCCAATCTTCCCCCCAGTACATTTGCAGTGCTGGAAACAACTATTaaacttttcatacaaaattaTATGAAAAAGAGACTCCCGCATAATGAGTGATTCACTGGAACGAATTAACACGCATATAGATTTAAGAGGAACTGGAAAAGGGGAGTGTCGTTGGCTAGCTTGTCCAGTTTGCGTCATCTATTGCGGATACCGCTTCAAGCTTTGCTGCGAATGACGTGCAACAGAAAATCCAACCTGCTGACAACATAGCTTTCCCGACACTTCATCAATTCTTTCACTCTTGCATTTCGCACTAACGACTAGGTAATTATTTTTTCCGCCACTGTATTTCTCTTCCTTCTTTGTGGGCTTTCCGCCCCAAAATCGCATACTATATGCCTATATCATGCTGTGCATCGTAATGTACTTTTCCTATCCTATACGTGAAACAATTAAACATACTTCCTGATCTCACCGGCTTGAGCTCGGGGCCATTCATCCCTGCCCGTTGTCAGTCTGCGTCGTCTCTCTCACGTCCGCCTTGCACCCCTACAGCGGCTGCACGATCTGGTCGGCGACGACGGGTTTCGTCTGCTCGTTGCGCAGCTGCAGGACAAAGATCAGCTGCCGCAGCACCGGCGTCCACTGGGCGCACTTGCCGCCGTGATCACACACGATCGTGCGGTGCAGCACGTTCGCACGCACGTCGTCCTCATCGAGCAGGGCTGTGACGGGGGAGGGTGCGATTGCAAAAACAAGCAGGTCGTCATTAGTAAGCCTAAACATggaatcaataaatcaaacgaACTCACCAGCGGACAGGCGGTAGATCAGGGCCTCCAGCTGTTCCGGCAGCGTACCCTTCGCCCACTGGTCGTACAGCAGATCGATACGCTTTTGCACATTCGCCCGGCGTGACTCCTCCAGCTGCTGCACGTACCCATCGAACACGGTCCGTACCTGGCCGATCATCTCCGCCCGCTCCGGCAAGCTGTCCTCGGCGGCGGGGGCGGCATTCTCCTCCTGCTTCTTGTCGGCTTTGGCTCCGCCAGCCCTCGGCTTGTGGCTCGTCGGTATCGGGGGCGGATCGTTCCAGCCCGGATCGTGCGCTTTATGgacaaacgaaaaacaaaaaaaaaaacaaacaggttCGCCGTCGAATGAGCAATGTTGGCAAGGAAGGGTGTATTTTAATGGTCCATTTAAACTTACATTTCGTTGCACTACGATAGTTTTCGCCACTCATTGCTAATGGTCATGGTTTTTGGTTCGCTCGGATGCTTCGTCTTCGATTTCGTCCAAACATACAGCTCGCTGCTTGGGCTGTCAAATTGGTCCCGCACAGCTGTACCGATTTCCGTTAAATTACCCACAAATTACCCAATGGCTggataaattataaaaaaaccaCTTATTACTGTTTTAGTTTACATTTTGATGTGTTTACCgctgcaataaaaaaatacattaatttCTTTGCAAACTACCCACATT is a window from the Anopheles merus strain MAF chromosome X, AmerM5.1, whole genome shotgun sequence genome containing:
- the LOC121591634 gene encoding uncharacterized protein LOC121591634, coding for MSGENYRSATKSHDPGWNDPPPIPTSHKPRAGGAKADKKQEENAAPAAEDSLPERAEMIGQVRTVFDGYVQQLEESRRANVQKRIDLLYDQWAKGTLPEQLEALIYRLSAALLDEDDVRANVLHRTIVCDHGGKCAQWTPVLRQLIFVLQLRNEQTKPVVADQIVQPL